One segment of Macrotis lagotis isolate mMagLag1 chromosome 1, bilby.v1.9.chrom.fasta, whole genome shotgun sequence DNA contains the following:
- the DDIAS gene encoding DNA damage-induced apoptosis suppressor protein → MNRRRKFLIASIVAVQNSSFIYPSCQRCFSRVILVSKRFDCSKCGCTGEVKNVTYRYKLSLKVSDANRLFAITVFGSCLDAFFGITATCLNRYVKDSNQVEGALDCNLTQDLLFQAVQACFVGRTFIFGVTNFENQGEQTSTSNTFLHKCLPNDRHIKELVACQIILPNSDITGYTVINYFDQLLQSSRFKSIHCGSQPPESYLLEGDHSSSELSSLGSSGSSSCFVQSSGRDRFSRLWQQSLGLTPVVTQSTDDEDFSSSEQSQADDVLLQQRVRATSAEVIHVNNCLASIQDSHSEPIQDLSLGEESRRGKLDTETGLPASHLTAILNNCHEIGAASNWNSFCPLKMKQSLEGNSTNLFPGTLETEEKCSQPKLTHHQDHNSDLSSSFQKRTFITASSPSHEASADEAQQGDPEIWDELPFSESLNAFMAIIESENTTAQAIQCLKGKDISPVNGPCGSLLANPQKATGNMHVPHVKSEVKHKNCDKISVLSNCDSKITSPQKELEQDNTVNCFSVSINGKEISDCAIYLPFKKVEVIPSPNTSGNVHSCANTKYSVKCGEKQSSEMDRTATSLCSEKHVEFSDACTKNKGHSIWLQKQERSFTTCRELVQNSNTRNNKSGSANTNVFALMPESQRITSTSVKENLFQNSPLTRGSSYNASADLFDVGAKEMKTVVEYIDKSQGILSTLETVLTENHPVSNFPLSPVDDNFNHFQRRSSSQNLRTHQRKHSSPYFRWDSDCDLGGSQEFVPSSQSTPIAPLYHRLRMHRMKESLQKYPRLHTNMYSNYKKSVLTFDNGIQQSTPNCLKNENIARLRSRNTSLADDSQQMLISSSPIKFFETNLDDWVLPTSNKAFPSPVLPTSETLQLSFKGPGKWPVACSTPNQAEGPQNKKRHLEQRIDKDLIGKEFHLKNKNRVTAMKQITPKLENGKDNGSCSSKNSVFRTGSPSNVKCRLSFSEIESPPAAQVPSDWSPELFTQSQPNPISKHLLEIPVWKL, encoded by the exons ATTTGATTGCTCCAAATGTGGCTGTACTGGTGAAGTCAAAAATGTCACTTATAGATATAAACTCTCCTTAAAAGTTTCTGATGCAAACAGATTGTTTGCAATTACTGTGTTTGGAAGCTGCTTGGATGCATTTTTTGGCATCACTGCCACTTGCCTAAACAG GTATGTAAAAGATTCTAATCAAGTTGAAGGAGCATTGGACTGTAATTTAACTCAAGATTTATTATTTCAAGCAGTGCAGGCTTGCTTTGTTGGGAGAACCTTTATTTTTGGAGTGACG AATTTTGAAAACCAAGGTGAACAAACTTCAACTTCCAATACTTTCTTGCATAAATGTCTTCCCAATGACAGGCACATTAAAGAGCTAGTTGCCTGTCAGATTATTCTACCAAACTCAGATATCACAGGGTACACAGTTATCAACTACTTTGATCAGCTTCTGCAGTCTTCTAGGTTCAAGAGTATTCACTGCGGCTCCCAGCCTCCTGAGAGTTATTTACTGGAAGGTGATCACTCTAGTAGTGAGCTCAGCAGCTTAGGTAGCTCTGGCAGCAGCTCTTGTTTTGTTCAGTCAAGTGGCAGAGATCGTTTTTCAAGGCTTTGGCAGCAGTCCCTTGGACTCACTCCAGTTGTTACACAATCAACTGATGATGAAGATTTCTCCAGTTCTGAGCAAAGTCAGGCTGATGATGTTCTTCTGCAGCAGAGAGTGAGGGCCACCTCTGCTGAGGTCATCCATGTCAATAACTGTCTTGCATCTATTCAGGACTCTCATTCTGAACCTATTCAGGACTTATCTCTGGGTGAGGAGAGTAGAAGGGGAAAGCTGGATACAGAAACTGGTTTACCAGCTAGTCATCTGACTGCCATTCTTAACAACTGTCATGAGATTGGAGCTGCCAGTAACTGGAATAGTTTTTGCCCTTTAAAAATGAAGCAGTCACTTGAGGGAAACAGCACAAATCTTTTCCCTGGTACTctagagacagaagagaaatGTTCCCAACCTAAGTTAACTCATCACCAGGATCACAATTCAGACCTCTCTTCAAGCTTTCAGAAGAGAACATTTATCACAGCATCATCTCCTAGTCATGAAGCAAGTGCTGATGAAGCACAGCAGGGTGACCCTGAAATTTGGGATGAGCTGCCATTCTCTGAAAGCCTAAATGCTTTTATGGCAATCATTGAAAGTGAGAACACTACAGCCCAAGCTATACAATGTCTCAAAGGTAAAGACATCAGTCCAGTGAATGGTCCTTGTGGCAGTTTATTAGCAAATCCACAGAAAGCTACAGGGAATATGCATGTGCCACATGTGAAGTCAGAGGTAAAACACAAAAACTGTGATAAAATTAGTGTTCTTTCCAACTGTGACTCAAAAATAACCTCTCCTCAAAAGgaactagaacaagataacacaGTCAATTGCTTTTCAGTAAGtattaatggaaaagaaatttctGATTGTGCTATAtaccttccttttaaaaaagttgaaGTCATTCCAAGTCCTAATACTTCAGGAAATGTCCATTCTTGTGCCAATACAAAGTATTCTGTGAAATGTGGAGAAAAGCAATCTTCAGAAATGGACAGAACAGCTACTTCTTTGTGTTCGGAAAAACATGTTGAATTTTCTGAtgcttgtacaaaaaataaaggacattcTATTTGGctacaaaaacaagaaagaagttttaCAACATGCAGGGAACTTGTGCAGAACTCAAACACTCGTAATAATAAAAGTGGTAGTGCAAATACAAATGTGTTTGCATTAATGCCAGAATCTCAAAGAATAACATCTACATCTGTAAAAGAAAACTTGTTTCAAAACTCCCCTCTTACTCGTGGCAGCAGTTATAATGCTTCTGCTGATCTCTTTGATGTTGGtgccaaagaaatgaaaactgtgGTGGAATATATTGATAAATCACAGGGCATTTTGTCAACATTGGAAACTGTTTTGACAGAAAATCATCCTGTATCTAATTTTCCCCTTAGTCCTGTGGATGATAATTTCaaccattttcaaagaaggtcATCCTCACAAAACTTACGTACTCATCAAAGAAAACATTCTTCACCTTATTTTCGCTGGGATTCAGACTGTGATCTGGGAGGTAGCCAAGAATTTGTTCCATCTTCACAGTCAACTCCGATTGCACCACTTTATCATAGACTAAGAATGCATAGAATGAAAGAATCTCTCCAGAAATACCCCAGACTTCATACCAATATGTACTCTAACTATAAAAAATCAGTATTGACTTTTGACAATGGCATACAACAATCTACCCCAAACTgcctaaaaaatgaaaacatagcTAGACTGAGATCCAGGAACACATCCCTAGCTGATGATTCACAGCAAATGTTAATCAGTAGTAGTCCTATCAAGTTCTTTGAAACTAATCTTGATGATTGGGTTCTCCCTACTTCAAACAAAGCATTTCCTTCACCTGTACTTCCCACCTCAGAAACGCTTCAATTAAGTTTCAAGGGCCCAGGTAAATGGCCTGTTGCTTGCAGTACCCCTAATCAAGCTGAGggaccccaaaataaaaagagGCATTTGGAACAAAGGATTGATAAAGATTTAATTGGGAAAGAATTTCATTTAAAGAACAAGAATAGAGTGACAGCTATGAAACAAATTACTCCTAAACTTGAAAATGGTAAAGACAATGGAAGCTGTAGTTCTAAAAATTCAGTTTTTAGGACTGGTTCACCTTCAAATGTCAAATGTCgactttcattttctgaaattgaGTCCCCTCCAGCTGCTCAGGTTCCAAGTGACTGGTCCCCTGAATTGTTCACACAAAGTCAGCCAAACCCAATTTCTAAACATTTATTAGAGATACCTGTTTGGAAACTTTAG